Proteins encoded by one window of Leishmania infantum JPCM5 genome chromosome 32:
- a CDS encoding putative 60S ribosomal protein L18a, with the protein MVKPHLRHYQVVGRESPSEKNPEPTVYKFEVFAPNFVVAKSRFWRMMRVKNKVKATHGDVLSCKVVKDAKLVARNYLVDIAYYSQRCGYTRMVKEFRDVSKTGAVSQAYHDLASRHRARYHNIEVLNVKSIPDHEVKHLSIAQYHAPNLSFPLLQRRIKAARKDRAIFVKKNTKRAVVA; encoded by the coding sequence ATGGTCAAGCCGCACTTGCGCCACTACCAGGTGGTCGGCCGCGAGTCGCCCTCGGAGAAGAACCCGGAGCCGACTGTGTACAAGTTTGAGGTGTTCGCCCCAAACTTCGTCGTCGCCAAGAGCCGTTTCTGGCGCATGATGAGGGTCAAGAACAAGGTCAAGGCCACGCACGGTGACGTGCTCTCCTGCAAGGTCGTGAAGGATGCGAAGCTGGTGGCGCGCAACTACCTGGTCGACATCGCGTACTACagccagcgctgcggctaCACGCGCATGGTCAAGGAGTTCCGCGACGTCTCCAAGACCGGCGCCGTGAGCCAGGCGTACCACGACCTGGCctcccgccaccgcgcccgcTACCACAACATCGAGGTGCTGAACGTGAAGAGCATCCCGGACCACGAGGTGAAGCACCTGAGCATTGCCCAATACCACGCTCCGAACCTGTCCTtcccgctcctgcagcgccgcatcaaGGCAGCCCGCAAGGACCGTGCCATCTTCGTCAAGAAGAACACGAagcgcgcggtggtggcgtaa
- a CDS encoding putative phenylalanyl-tRNA synthetase alpha chain, protein MEQALIEAAILKALSSAERVLSTDVADSIRADHQDIVGAGKSLEADNYIRSEMEQRMVLRLSNEAQQIMESGSPEYLVWCLLQDGRISQEDVAAKLGKEATGVALTNGIKSKMFKTIKENGKVFLERVPRSDNVVDAVRESLKQAAAAADEVDTKTLETLKKRKLAAMEAKKVFVYTKGAAYAPERAAKAVGDLTREMLVDGSWKNRQFKEYNFSAQGAEVGGGALHPLLKVRQEFREILMELGFQEMDTQHWAEVSFWNFDSLIIPQQHPARDLQDTFFLSKPETSKVNDLEYVARVKAQHEESFRTPWKLEEASRNVLRTHTTGSSAFVLKNLAKFAIRGPDGKLHFSPGRYYSIDRVFRNEEMDRTHLCEFHQVEGFVIDRDISLAKMMHTFDSFFRRIGVSQLRFKPAFNPYTEPSMEIFGFHTGLNKWIEVGNSGLFRPELLRPMGFEDGVTVMAWGLSLERPTMIKYGINNIHELFGHRVDIRFIKRAAIARY, encoded by the coding sequence ATGGAGCAGGCGTTGATTGAGGCGGCCATTCTCAAGGCGCTGTCGAGTGCCGAGCGAGTACTCTCGACGGATGTGGCAGACTCGATTAGGGCCGACCACCAGGACATCGTGGGCGCCGGCAAGTCCCTGGAGGCGGACAACTACATCCGATCGGAAATGGAACAAAGGATGGTTCTGAGGCTCTCCAACGAGGCTCAGCAGATCATGGAGAGCGGCAGCCCCGAGTACCTGGTCTGGTGTCTGCTACAGGACGGAAGGATAAGCCAGGAGGATGTAGCAGCCAAACTTGGCAAAGAGGCGACGGGGGTGGCGCTGACCAACGGCATCAAGTCGAAGATGTTCAAGACGATAAAGGAGAATGGGAAGGTGTTCCTGGAGCGTGTGCCGCGCAGCGACAACGTTGTCGATGCCGTTCGTGAGTCGCTGAAgcaggctgccgccgcggcggacgaGGTCGACACCAAGACGCTGGAAACGCTCAAGAAGCGCAAACTCGCTGCGATGGAGGCGAAAAAGGTGTTTGTGTACACGAAGGGTGCCGCGTACGCTCCGGAGCGCGCCGCTAAGGCCGTGGGTGACCTGACACGCGAGATGCTCGTCGACGGTTCTTGGAAGAACCGGCAGTTCAAGGAGTACAACTTTTCCGCACAGGGTGCCGAGGTAGGTGGCGGTGCACTGCACCCGCTGTTGAAGGTGCGGCAGGAGTTCCGCGAGATCCTCATGGAGCTCGGCTTCCAGGAGATGGACACGCAGCATTGGGCCGAGGTGTCGTTCTGGAACTTCGACTCACTCATCATTCCTCAGCAGCATCCGGCGCGGGATCTGCAGGACACCTTCTTCCTGTCGAAGCCGGAGACTTCGAAGGTTAACGATTTGGAGTACGTGGCGCGCGTCAAGGCGCAGCATGAGGAGAGCTTCCGTACGCCGTGGAAGCTTGAGGAGGCGAGCCGCAATGTGCTGCGCACTCACACCACCGGCTCCTCGGCCTTCGTGCTGAAAAATCTCGCCAAATTTGCGATCCGTGGCCCGGATGGCAAGCTGCACTTCAGCCCCGGGCGCTACTATAGCATTGACCGCGTCTTCCGCAACGAGGAGATGGACCGCACCCACCTGTGCGAGTTCCACCAGGTCGAGGGCTTCGTCATTGACCGCGACATTTCGCTTGCCAAGATGATGCACACCTTTGACTCCTTCTTCCGTCGCATTGGCgtgtcgcagctgcgcttcaAGCCCGCCTTCAACCCGTACACGGAGCCTTCGATGGAGATCTTTGGCTTCCACACCGGCCTGAACAAGTGGATCGAGGTGGGCAACAGCGGTCTCTTCCGCccagagctgctgcgtccgATGGGCTTCGAGGACGGCGTGACGGTGATGGCTTGGGGCCTCTCGCTGGAGCGGCCGACAATGATTAAGTACGGTATCAACAATATTCACGAGCTCTTTGGCCATCGCGTTGACATCCGCTTCATCAAGCGCGCCGCGATTGCCCGCTACTAG
- a CDS encoding ethanolamine-phosphate cytidylyltransferase: protein MPTVPSSTPSPASAPSVEVPPGKVWLNADEPNDEYSLFCTEAIPPKVPGTVRIWVDGCFDMLHFGHANALRQARRLGDELFVGCHSDEEVMRFKGPPIMHAEERYEALRACKWVDYVVENYPYCTRLKDVERLEIDYVVHGDDISVDLNGRNSYQEIIDAGKFKVVKRTEGISTTDLVGRMLLCTKNHMLKSVDEVQLESSLFEHSPTMHCLTTSRKIVQFSNNSSPKSGDRIVYVDGSFDLFHIGHIRVLQKARELGDYVIAGVYEDQVVNEHKGKNYPIMNLNERVLGVLSCRYVDEVVMGVPFDVSKDVIDGLHINVVVGGKFSDLVVEEGGSTRYKVPKAMGIYHEVDSGCTLSTDSLIDRVVENRLAFLKRQAEKQIKDKKSQEIKPDDYRNVREVS, encoded by the coding sequence ATGCCCACCGTTCCCTCTTCAACTCCGTCGCCCGCCTCCGCACCCAGTGTGGAGGTGCCACCAGGCAAAGTGTGGCTGAACGCCGACGAGCCGAATGACGAGTACTCGCTGTTCTGCACCGAGGCGATCCCGCCGAAGGTGCCAGGCACAGTTCGCATTTGGGTGGACGGCTGCTTCGACATGCTCCACTTTGGGCACGCGAATGCACTGCGTCAGGCACGTCGACTCGGCGACGAGCTCTTTGTCGGGTGCCACAGTGATGAGGAGGTAATGCGCTTCAAGGGGCCGCCGATCATGCACGCCGAGGAGCGCTAtgaggcgctgcgggcgtGCAAATGGGTCGACTACGTTGTCGAGAACTATCCCTACTGCACACGGCTCAAGGATGTCGAGCGGTTGGAGATTGACTACGTCGTTCACGGTGACGATATCTCCGTCGACTTGAATGGCCGCAACTCGTACCAGGAAATCATCGATGCCGGCAAGTTCAAGGTGGTGAAGCGCACCGAGGGCATCTCCACGACAGACCTGGTGGGACGCATGCTCCTATGCACCAAGAACCACATGCTCAAGTCAGTggacgaggtgcagctggagAGCTCCCTGTTCGAGCACAGCCCCACTATGCACTGCCTGACTACGTCCCGCAAGATTGTGCAGTTCAGCAACAACTCGAGCCCCAAGTCAGGCGACCGTATCGTCTATGTGGACGGGAGTTTCGATCTCTTTCATATTGGCCACATCCGCGTTTtgcagaaggcgcgcgaGTTGGGCGACTACGTCATTGCCGGCGTGTATGAAGATCAGGTGGTGAATGAGCACAAAGGCAAGAACTACCCAATCATGAACCTCAACGAGCGTGTGCTCGGCGTCCTGTCGTGCCGTTACGTTGACGAAGTGGTGATGGGCGTGCCGTTTGACGTCAGCAAGGATGTGATTGACGGCCTCCACATTAACGTGGTCGTAGGCGGCAAGTTCTCGGACCTGGTGgtagaggagggagggagtacGAGATACAAGGTGCCCAAGGCGATGGGCATCTACCACGAAGTGGACTCGGGCTGCACCCTCTCGACGGACTCCCTTATCGACCGCGTGGTCGAAAACCGCCTCGCCTTTCTGAAGCGGCAGGCGGAAAAGCAGATCAAGGACAAGAAGAGTCAGGAGATAAAGCCGGACGACTACCGCAATGTGCGGGAGGTGAGCTAG
- a CDS encoding putative vacuolar proton-ATPase-like protein translates to MPWRQEHCSGLWRSEDMIRVNIILQREVLHDTMYEVGMLGRVQFLDMNEGVTAFARPFTEELRRCEELQRKLHFIEESMCKDADLLERYPGDVNMSATVEEMRSSLLRGQMHMIDDRIESTVNELTAMLTSLEGFQHEMNQNQEMSLLYYKYRLLVDTPSDMAASNSTSPHHGAAVSSDAFSRLASLFGFIESKLSEELYRLCYRITRGNAIVEISNEPAMFVDVQTGERNVAKTSFVVLCASPTMIVRLKKLMIGLGADVYTLDEVQSRGIELTTSTTAHHVEDTIEGVERRKRDVLTQWYEEHRLYKTYLKVEKVVLTAMNMCAMSGSTCTASAWVPLRHEQSLRRALQDAVASANGSVESIVTLHAEQKHPPTFFETNRFTESFQGIVDSYGMARYKEVNPGVFTIITFPYLFGIMYGDIGHGFLLLFIALFFIGKEKAWRTAQLNEIVAMVFGGRYLLLLMSLFAIYMGVLYNDFFGFSLNLFSSGYTWAPISEQKGTTYPTTPNGLPSVKPPHVYAMGLDAAWTETDNKLEFYNSVKMKHAVIVGVAQMFAGLLLSLSNSIYEKNWYKIAFLFVPEFVFLLCTFGYMSILIMVKWCRTWENTNKAPSILEIMTNFFLQPGSVPNPLFSGQAGLQVFLLLAAFAMVPFMLLGMPYIEMRDYKRWQQRRQVGGSRRHHGRALRVSVVAIETSDYTDVFLNEPSASLQHRQANYSGDESAHRNLMSDDDETANIFGDDSMHPFGVSTANSEEGATATVIERENEKFEHFDVSELIIHYVIHTIEYVLSSVSNTASYLRLWALSLAHAQLSEVFFSFTVAKTLDIDNSSGFVIAIGVLLWLGATLGVLVGMEALSAFLHALRLHWVEFQNKFYAGDGQTFDPLDLTTLNTAN, encoded by the coding sequence ATGCCGTGGCGTCAGGAACATTGCAGCGGCTTGTGGCGGTCGGAGGACATGATCCGCGTCAACATTATCCTTCAGCGAGAGGTCCTGCACGACACCATGTATGAGGTTGGTATGCTGGGCCGCGTGCAGTTCCTCGACATGAACGAGGGGGTTACTGCGTTTGCCAGGCCGTTCACagaagagctgcgccgctgcgaggagctgcagcgcaagctTCACTTCATTGAGGAGTCGATGTGCAAGGACGCGGACTTGCTCGAGAGATACCCCGGGGACGTGAACATGAGCGCCACCGTGGAAGAGATGCGGTCATCGTTGCTGCGGGGACAAATGCACATGATCGACGACCGCATCGAGTCGACCGTGAACGAGTTGACCGCAATGCTCACATCGCTCGAAGGGTTCCAGCATGAGATGAACCAGAACCAGGAGATGTCACTGCTCTACTACAAGTACAGGCTCTTGGTGGATACACCGTCCGACATGGCAGCGAGCAACAGCACCTCCCcccaccacggcgctgccgtcagcTCGGATGCGTTCTCCCGGCTAGCCAGCCTCTTCGGCTTCATTGAATCAAAACTCAGCGAGGAGCTCTACCGCCTCTGCTACCGCATCACCCGCGGCAACGCCATCGTCGAGATCAGTAACGAGCCGGCCATGTTTGTCGACGTCCAGACTGGCGAGCGCAATGTGGCCAAGACGTCATTTGTGGTGCTGTGCGCCTCGCCGACGATGATCGTCCGCTTGAAGAAGCTCATGATTGGGCTCGGCGCCGACGTTTACACCCTGGACGAGGTGCAGAGTCGCGGTATCGAgctcaccacctccaccaccgcccaccACGTCGAGGACACCATCGAGGGGGTCGAGCGGCGCAAGCGCGATGTGCTGACGCAGTGGTACGAAGAGCACCGGCTGTACAAGACCTACCTAAAGGTAGAGAAGGTGGTGCTGACGGCGATGAACATGTGTGCCATGTCCGGCTCCACCTGCACGGCCTCCGCGTGGGTACCACTGCGCCACGAGCAGTCCCTTCGCCGTGCGCTGCaagacgccgtcgcctcggcaAACGGCAGCGTCGAGTCCATAGTGACGCTCCACGCCGAGCAGAAACACCCGCCGACGTTTTTTGAGACTAACCGCTTTACCGAGTCGTTCCAGGGAATTGTCGACAGCTACGGTATGGCACGCTACAAGGAGGTCAACCCGGGCGTGTTCACCATCATCACGTTCCCGTACCTGTTCGGCATCATGTACGGCGACATTGGCCACGGCTttctgctgctcttcatCGCCCTCTTTTTCATCGGCAAGGAAAAAGCGTGGCGGACGGCGCAGCTCAACGAAATAGTTGCCATGGTGTTCGGCGGCCGCTACTTATTGCTGCTCATGTCCCTCTTTGCCATCTACATGGGAGTCCTGTATAACGACTTCTTTGGCTTTTCTCTGAACCTCTTCTCCAGCGGCTACACGTGGGCCCCGATCTCGGAGCAGAAGGGCACCACCTACCCGACGACGCCGAACGGGCTTCCAAGTGTGAAGCCGCCGCACGTTTATGCGATGGGTCTGGATGCGGCATGGACTGAGACAGACAACAAGCTGGAGTTCTACAACTCTGTGAAGATGAAGCACGCTGTCATTGTCGGCGTGGCGCAGATGTTCGCTGGCCTCTTGCTCTCGCTCAGCAATAGCATCTACGAGAAGAACTGGTACAAGATCGCCTTCTTGTTTGTGCCCGAGTTCGTTTTCCTACTTTGTACCTTTGGATACATGTCGATCCTCATCATGGTGAAGTGGTGCCGCACGTGGGAGAACACGAACAAGGCGCCGAGCATCCTGGAGATCATGACGAACTTTTTTCTGCAGCCTGGCTCGGTGCCGAACCCGCTCTTCAGTGGACAGGCCGGGCTGCAGGTGTTTCTGCTCCTCGCGGCTTTTGCGATGGTTCCGTTCATGCTGCTGGGAATGCCATACATCGAGATGCGGGACTAcaagcggtggcagcagcgccggcaagTTGggggcagccgccgccaccacggcagAGCGCTGCGGGTCAGCGTGGTCGCAATCGAAACCTCAGACTACACGGACGTCTTCTTGAATGAGCCGTCGGCGTccctgcagcaccggcaggcCAACTACAGCGGTGACGAGAGCGCGCATCGCAATTTGATgagtgacgacgacgaaacGGCGAACATCTTCGGTGACGACAGCATGCATCCCTTTGGCGTGTCTACAGCGAACAGTGAGGAAGGTGCCACAGCCACGGTGATCGAGCGCGAAAACGAGAAATTCGAGCACTTTGATGTCTCGGAGTTGATCATCCACTATGTGATTCACACCATCGAGTATGTGCTGAGCAGTGTGTCAAACACCGCCTCGTACCTGCGTCTGTGGGCGTTGTCGCTCGCCCACGCGCAGCTTTCCGAGGTCTTCTTCAGCTTCACGGTGGCCAAAACGCTCGACATCGACAACAGCTCTGGCTTCGTGATTGCCATtggggtgctgctgtggcttGGCGCGACACTCGGTGTGCTGGTGGGCATGGAGGCGCTGTCGGCGTTTTTGCATGCGCTGCGTCTGCACTGGGTGGAGTTCCAGAACAAGTTCTACGCTGGCGACGGGCAGACGTTCGATCCGCTGGACCTGACAACCCTCAACACGGCAAACTAG